From Anopheles arabiensis isolate DONGOLA chromosome 3, AaraD3, whole genome shotgun sequence, a single genomic window includes:
- the LOC120904452 gene encoding restin homolog isoform X7: protein METEANAPEPAPPAANGEETSTPVQPPAPANGGAGVVVVGGGSGIQPPKVRALPKPSGIRPPTANLHGGSTTSLASTSSQLTAAPSTTSSSAGAAATRIGRLCTGHTPPKAGPPPPEPKLPTTFDSKMRRPSDSDYNKTHLPDQGAVLTADTDSFIIGQRVWVGGIRPGQIAYIGETHFAPGEWAGVVLDEPNGKNDGSVAGKRYFQCEAKKGVFSRLTRLTREPLANAGGGGGDSTASTPLDASFRSLTSPARSGTVSPTHSVQSYASKSPAMAGKAASLNVGDRVIVSSGFGSRPGMLKFIGETQFASGTWCGVQLDEASGKNDGTVDGVRYFECPAKYGIFVPIAKVTLSPSARKTSVRLSRANSKESLNSLATMSSIATTATSRLRMSAQRKSTVSAVPSTPKSSFSLQDVLREKQNHIEQLMQEREIDREETANQSIMYQKNIQQLKEKVTLLEKSLADEKRRNEDLQFSVDEATFCGEELNGKIQNSVRAQTQVFKEKIADLEAQLAAGGTAGKPNEPTQPGVPPEEINAVRAELNAEIDKLKAEILAKDQKLHLTEELKRSLENEIQNLHEKVADAERAAASKLSALTISEECLKEQINYLEHRVDEQSDQLTVKDAELEKQYLALKNAESEQEERLAALQDELRSKKDLLAERDQQVQLLEQTAEELRADVRQRDLKTVELESDLRAKLQEQGTSSSKLAEKLSELEVALVEVNASKTHLERDLTNATQTIKVLEEDRSVKEKAAQEVESKLTASEAALKAEIASRQEQESLAQKLQRDLQSLATSGESSAALLAAKQEELSNQAKQLQELEADKVKVQQELSSLQQKFEQSRTEHEQLIAEVHALADAERNTIAELRKQLQTSEQENLAKDKQLEENEVLVSALQNELKELNVSKASLNQELTAIKASFADKDGTLANILQEKTALEKQLEESKQELASKVKQLEEDLRNREDTLRKELELSASTAQQQLSAKEEELTRLSQAREELQKQLEAAQQQMKDVSDKMKLAEDTIATRTNESQSLNQQLSSLRSELSSKDEQLAKLNASLAETAAREEAGGKKLGEAAEQYGKLEIEHADLRRKMDALEQKSAQVQQQKLDLERELDLQRSSTLDSNSELAKLTDELKAKQRALDELRDSYDTLKIETERRADESTQAHAALQEQVERVRQEMQQISDQKIIQENELNTELRKIKELAEQEQDNLVRTIAELKVSFEQERQRIDSEHAAELAKSVSEREQQMAAMKSELESALGELKAQLEDARIESKKLQELNETAVSAAKEQEESLQKQLQQSREESRTLQQRLDELRQSMEQGSQDLTVQIDQKAQRIVELEQQLDEQRTLQQKRSAEVAEMVAKLEENGKSYAEMLQQLQESYTQIEALKKAKSESEEACQQVQQRLQDLNSSYSEMEEEQVDLVSREETLRKELAQLQEQMQQAAGEQKERYDAVVSKNEELLKQLESTSSAKGATETELIALRQELATKATSLGELHAKVKELNAQLQTKATLEQQVQSLEQSVSSKDASILELSSKVEDLQKQTTSSNAKIVVKEEELKQLQKESASKDTQLKDLQHQLEAMQKTLADSTELSKRTAVEANELQAALEKSRSTVKEQEDRQKEQQRRIAELETKLAAQATQFDELLDRKKSAETEYSHRTHDLSQKLLELESAKKQEIDELQQRLAELMQRVETQVSETAQTVSSKRAVEKRQHELECAKKDLELRETELQLANRRLEKDNEQLRSQLVLKESELTKLAKAATAAATAADNSGTVPNRGVGVMSDSKDDDSGAQIDFLNSIIVDMQRKNEKLTLRIQALESTSADSHNMSFDIQKRKPAPRVFCDICDEFDLHETEDCPKQCSDSPPESLKHPSDGKERKVPPPRKYCESCEVFGHEIGECPDDETY, encoded by the exons TACCTACGACATTCGACAGTAAAATGAGACGACCGAGCGATTCCGACTATAACAAAACACATCTGCCAG ATCAGGGAGCAGTGCTGACGGCGGACACGGACAGCTTCATCATCGGGCAGCGCGTCTGGGTCGGCGGCATCCGCCCGGGCCAGATTGCGTACATCGGCGAGACACACTTTGCGCCGGGCGAATGGGCCGGCGTCGTGCTGGACGAGCCGAACGGCAAGAACGATGGGTCGGTCGCCGGCAAGCGCTACTTCCAGTGCGAAGCGAAGAAGGGCGTCTTTTCGCGCCTGACGCGCCTCACGCGCGAACCGCTGGCGAAtgctggcggtggcggtggtgacTCGACCGCCTCCACGCCGCTCGATGCGAGCTTCCGGTCGCTGACGTCACCGGCCCGGTCCGGCACCGTTTCGCCCACGCACAGCGTCCAGAGCTATGCCAGCAAATCGCCAGCGATGGCCGGAA AGGCCGCCTCGCTGAACGTCGGCGACCGGGTGATCGTCTCGTCCGGGTTCGGGTCGCGCCCGGGCATGCTGAAGTTTATCGGCGAAACGCAGTTCGCTAGCGGCACCTGGTGCGGCGTCCAGCTGGACGAGGCGAGCGGCAAGAACGACGGCACGGTGGACGGTGTCAG ATACTTCGAGTGTCCGGCCAAGTACGGCATCTTTGTGCCGATTGCCAAGGTGACGCTGTCCCCGTCGGCCCGCAAAACCTCGGTCCGGCTGTCCCGGGCCAACTCGAAGGAGTCGCTCAACTCGCTGGCCACGATGAGCTCGATCGCGACCACGGCCACCTCCCGGCTCCGGATGAGCGCACAG AGGAAATCCACGGTCAGCGCTGTGCCGTCAACACCGAAATCTTCCTTTTCGCTTCAG GATGTCCTACGGGAGAAACAGAATCACATCGAGCAGCTAATGCAGGAGCGGGAAATCGATCGCGAGGAAACAGCCAACCAATCGATTATGTACCAGAAGAACATCCAACAG ctgaaggaaaagGTGACCCTGCTGGAAAAATCGCTCGCCGACGAGAAGCGCCGCAACGAGGACCTACAGTTCAGCGTGGACGAAGCAACGTTCTGCGGCGAAGAGCTAAAC ggaaaaattcaaaattcagtACGC GCTCAAACACAAGTGTTCAAAGAAAAAATAGCCGATTTGGAGGCTCAGCTGGCTGCTGGCGGAACTGCAGGAAAACCCAACGAGCCAACACAGCCAGGAGTACCACCAGAAGAAATCAACG CCGTTCGGGCAGAGCTGAACGCCGAAATCGATAAGCTAAAGGCGGAAATACTTGCCAAGGATCAGAAGCTGCATCTGACGGAAGAGTTGAAGCGTTCGCTCGAGAACGAAATCCAGAACCTGCACGAGAAGGTGGCCGATGCGGAGCGAGCCGCTGCCAGCAAACTCTCCGCACTCACGATCAGCGAAGAGTGCCTCAAGGAGCAGATCAACTACCTCGAGCACCGGGTGGACGAGCAGAGCGACCAGCTCACGGTGAAGGATGCCGAGCTGGAGAAACAGTATCTGGCGCTCAAGAATGCCGAAAGCGAACAGGAAGAGCGGCTGGCGGCCCTGCAGGATGAGTTGCGCTCCAAGAAGGATCTGCTGGCCGAGCGGGACCAACAAGTGCAGCTGCTCGAGCAAACGGCGGAGGAGCTGCGGGCCGATGTGCGGCAGCGCGACCTGAAGACGGTGGAGCTGGAAAGTGACCTTAGGGCGAAGTTGCAGGAACAGGGTACCTCCAGCAGCAAGTTGGCAGAGAAGCTGTCCGAGCTGGAGGTGGCGCTTGTGGAGGTGAATGCTTCCAAGACCCACCTCGAGCGGGACCTCACGAACGCAACGCAGACAATCAAGGTGCTTGAGGAGGACCGCAGTGTGAAGGAAAAGGCGGCCCAGGAAGTGGAATCGAAGCTAACGGCGAGTGAAGCGGCACTGAAGGCGGAAATAGCTTCACGACAGGAGCAGGAATCGTTGGCGCAGAAGCTGCAGCGCGATCTGCAATCGCTCGCAACGAGCGGTGAGAGTAGTGCCGCACTGCTGGCCGCAAAGCAGGAGGAACTGTCCAATCAGGCCAAACAGCTGCAGGAGCTCGAGGCAGATAAGGTGAAGGTGCAGCAGGAGCTGTCCTCACTGCAGCAAAAGTTCGAACAATCGCGCACCGAGCACGAGCAGCTGATAGCGGAGGTGCATGCTCTTGCCGATGCGGAACGGAACACTATTGCCGAGCTGCGCAAGCAATTGCAAACATCGGAACAGGAAAATCTTGCCAAAGACAAACAGCTGGAAGAGAACGAGGTGCTCGTGAGTGCGCTCCAGAACGAGCTGAAGGAACTGAACGTCTCCAAGGCCAGCCTAAACCAGGAGCTGACGGCGATAAAGGCCAGCTTTGCGGACAAGGACGGTACGCTGGCGAACATCTTGCAGGAGAAGACAGCTTTGGAGAAGCAGCTGGAAGAAAGTAAACAGGAGCTGGCGTCGAAGGTGAAGCAGCTTGAGGAGGATCTGCGCAATCGTGAAGATACTTTGCGCAAAGAGCTTGAGTTGAGTGCGTCAACTGCGCAACAGCAGCTGAGCGCAAAAGAGGAAGAGCTTACGCGGCTGTCGCAGGCAAGAGAAGAGCTTCAGAAGCAACTTGAAGCTGCACAGCAGCAGATGAAGGATGTATCCGATAAGATGAAGCTGGCAGAAGACACGATTGCGACCCGAACGAACGAATCGCAATCCCTCAACCAGCAGCTCTCCTCACTTCGCTCCGAGTTGAGTTCCAAGGATGAGCAGCTAGCCAAGCTCAACGCTTCTCTCGCCGAAACTGCAGCCCGGGAGGAAGCAGGTGGAAAGAAATTGGGCGAAGCGGCAGAGCAGTACGGCAAGCTTGAAATCGAACACGCCGACCTGCGTCGAAAGATGGACGCGCTGGAGCAAAAGTCCGCTCAGGtccagcagcagaagctggACCTCGAGCGGGAGCTCGATTTGCAACGCTCCAGCACGctcgactccaactccgagcTGGCAAAGCTCACGGACGAGCTGAAGGCGAAACAGCGCGCACTGGACGAGCTGCGCGATAGTTACGATACGCTGAAGATTGAAACCGAACGGCGGGCGGATGAGAGTACCCAGGCGCACGCGGCACTACAGGAGCAGGTGGAACGCGTGCGGCAGGAGATGCAGCAAATCTCCGACCAGAAGATCATCCAGGAGAACGAGCTCAACACGGAGCTGCGCAAGATTAAAGAGCTGgccgagcaggagcaggacaATCTGGTGCGCACGATAGCGGAGCTAAAGGTGAGCTTCGAGCAGGAGCGGCAACGCATCGACAGTGAGCATGCGGCCGAGCTGGCAAAGAGCGTGTCGGAGCGCGAGCAACAAATGGCAGCTATGAAGAGTGAGCTTGAAAGCGCGCTCGGAGAGCTAAAGGCACAGCTCGAGGACGCACGGATTGAGAGCAAAAAGCTACAAGAGCTCAACGAAACTGCTGTCAGTGCTGCAAAGGAGCAGGAAGAGTCGCTTCaaaagcagctgcagcagagcCGGGAAGAGTCCAGAACGCTGCAGCAACGGCTGGACGAGCTGCGGCAGTCGATGGAACAGGGCAGCCAGGACCTAACCGTGCAGATCGACCAGAAAGCTCAGCGTATCGTTgagctcgagcagcagctggacGAGCAGCGAACTCTGCAGCAGAAACGTTCGGCCGAAGTGGCTGAGATGGTCGCAAAGCTCGAGGAAAACGGCAAATCGTATGCGGAAATGTTGCAACAGCTTCAGGAAAGCTACACCCAAATTGAAGCGCTGAAAAAGGCAAAATCGGAATCGGAGGAAGCGTGCCAGCAGGTGCAACAGCGGCTGCAAGACCTGAACAGCTCGTACAGCGAGATGGAAGAGGAGCAGGTCGATCTCGTGAGTCGCGAGGAGACACTGCGCAAGGAGCTTGCGCAGCTGCAAGAACAGATGCAGCAGGCTGCGGGCGAGCAGAAGGAACGGTATGATGCGGTTGTAAGCAAAAACGAGGAGCTGTTGAAACAACTCGAGTCTACCTCTTCGGCCAAGGGAGCCACAGAGACTGAGCTCATTGCGCTCAGACAAGAGCTTGCGACCAAAGCCACCTCTCTGGGTGAGCTGCACGCAAAGGTTAAGGAATTAAACGCTCAGTTGCAAACGAAGGCCACGCTGGAGCAACAGGTACAAAGTCTGGAGCAATCGGTTTCTTCCAAAGATGCGTCTATACTCGAGCTTTCCAGCAAGGTGGAAGACCTACAAAAGCAAACCACATCGAGCAATGCCAAAATTGTTGTGAAAGAGGAAGAACTTAAGCAGCTACAGAAAGAGAGCGCTTCGAAGGACACACAGCTAAAAGATCTACAGCACCAGCTAGAAGCGATGCAGAAAACTCTCGCCGACAGTACAGAGCTCAGCAAACGCACCGCCGTAGAAGCGAACGAGCTGCAGGCAGCGCTAGAAAAGTCCCGCTCCACCGTAAAAGAGCAGGAAGACAGGcagaaggagcagcagcggcgcaTCGCCGAACTGGAAACCAAGCTCGCCGCACAAGCGACCCAGTTCGATGAGTTGCTCGATCGGAAAAAATCCGCCGAAACGGAGTACTCGCACCGTACGCACGACCTTTCCCagaagctgctcgagctggagAGTGCCAAAAAGCAAGAGATCGACGAGCTGCAGCAACGGCTGGCCGAGCTGATGCAGCGCGTCGAAACGCAGGTGTCCGAAACGGCTCAAACCGTCAGCAGCAAGCGGGCGGTGGAGAAGCGCCAGCATGAGCTCGAGTGCGCCAAGAAGGATCTGGAGCTGCGCGAAACCGAACTGCAGCTGGCGAACCGTCGGCTCGAGAAGGACAACGAGCAGCTTCGCTCGCAGCTCGTCCTGAAGGAGAGTGAGCTGACGAAGCTGGCAAAGGCGGCAACTGCCGCAGCAACGGCAGCCGACAATTCTGGCACCGTCCCGAACCGAGGGGTTGGCGTCATGAGCGACTCCAAGGATGACGATTCCGGAGCACAGATCGATTTCCTCAACTCGATCATCGTCGATATGCAGCGAAAGAATGAGAAGCTAACGCTGCGGATACAGGCGCTCGAGTCGACCAGTGCGGATAG TCACAACATGAGCTTTGATATTCAGAAGCGTAAGCCGGCACCGCGCGTGTTCTGTGACATCTGCGACGAGTTTGATCTGCACGAAACCGAGGACTGCCCGAAGCAGTGCTCCGACAGTCCGCCGGAATCGCTGAAGCATCCCTCGGACGGCAAGGAGCGCAAGGTGCCACCGCCAAGGAAGTACTGCGAAAGCTGCGAAG TGTTTGGTCATGAAATTGGCGAGTGTCCGGACGACGAGACGTACTAA
- the LOC120904452 gene encoding restin homolog isoform X6 has translation METEANAPEPAPPAANGEETSTPVQPPAPANGGAGVVVVGGGSGIQPPKVRALPKPSGIRPPTANLHGGSTTSLASTSSQLTAAPSTTSSSAGAAATRIGRLCTGHTPPKAGPPPPEPKLPTTFDSKMRRPSDSDYNKTHLPGASTGSDVYWEATGRRRSSDQGAVLTADTDSFIIGQRVWVGGIRPGQIAYIGETHFAPGEWAGVVLDEPNGKNDGSVAGKRYFQCEAKKGVFSRLTRLTREPLANAGGGGGDSTASTPLDASFRSLTSPARSGTVSPTHSVQSYASKSPAMAGKAASLNVGDRVIVSSGFGSRPGMLKFIGETQFASGTWCGVQLDEASGKNDGTVDGVRYFECPAKYGIFVPIAKVTLSPSARKTSVRLSRANSKESLNSLATMSSIATTATSRLRMSAQRKSTVSAVPSTPKSSFSLQDVLREKQNHIEQLMQEREIDREETANQSIMYQKNIQQLKEKVTLLEKSLADEKRRNEDLQFSVDEATFCGEELNGKIQNSVRAQTQVFKEKIADLEAQLAAGGTAGKPNEPTQPGVPPEEINAVRAELNAEIDKLKAEILAKDQKLHLTEELKRSLENEIQNLHEKVADAERAAASKLSALTISEECLKEQINYLEHRVDEQSDQLTVKDAELEKQYLALKNAESEQEERLAALQDELRSKKDLLAERDQQVQLLEQTAEELRADVRQRDLKTVELESDLRAKLQEQGTSSSKLAEKLSELEVALVEVNASKTHLERDLTNATQTIKVLEEDRSVKEKAAQEVESKLTASEAALKAEIASRQEQESLAQKLQRDLQSLATSGESSAALLAAKQEELSNQAKQLQELEADKVKVQQELSSLQQKFEQSRTEHEQLIAEVHALADAERNTIAELRKQLQTSEQENLAKDKQLEENEVLVSALQNELKELNVSKASLNQELTAIKASFADKDGTLANILQEKTALEKQLEESKQELASKVKQLEEDLRNREDTLRKELELSASTAQQQLSAKEEELTRLSQAREELQKQLEAAQQQMKDVSDKMKLAEDTIATRTNESQSLNQQLSSLRSELSSKDEQLAKLNASLAETAAREEAGGKKLGEAAEQYGKLEIEHADLRRKMDALEQKSAQVQQQKLDLERELDLQRSSTLDSNSELAKLTDELKAKQRALDELRDSYDTLKIETERRADESTQAHAALQEQVERVRQEMQQISDQKIIQENELNTELRKIKELAEQEQDNLVRTIAELKVSFEQERQRIDSEHAAELAKSVSEREQQMAAMKSELESALGELKAQLEDARIESKKLQELNETAVSAAKEQEESLQKQLQQSREESRTLQQRLDELRQSMEQGSQDLTVQIDQKAQRIVELEQQLDEQRTLQQKRSAEVAEMVAKLEENGKSYAEMLQQLQESYTQIEALKKAKSESEEACQQVQQRLQDLNSSYSEMEEEQVDLVSREETLRKELAQLQEQMQQAAGEQKERYDAVVSKNEELLKQLESTSSAKGATETELIALRQELATKATSLGELHAKVKELNAQLQTKATLEQQVQSLEQSVSSKDASILELSSKVEDLQKQTTSSNAKIVVKEEELKQLQKESASKDTQLKDLQHQLEAMQKTLADSTELSKRTAVEANELQAALEKSRSTVKEQEDRQKEQQRRIAELETKLAAQATQFDELLDRKKSAETEYSHRTHDLSQKLLELESAKKQEIDELQQRLAELMQRVETQVSETAQTVSSKRAVEKRQHELECAKKDLELRETELQLANRRLEKDNEQLRSQLVLKESELTKLAKAATAAATAADNSGTVPNRGVGVMSDSKDDDSGAQIDFLNSIIVDMQRKNEKLTLRIQALESTSADSHNMSFDIQKRKPAPRVFCDICDEFDLHETEDCPKQCSDSPPESLKHPSDGKERKVPPPRKYCESCEVFGHEIGECPDDETY, from the exons TACCTACGACATTCGACAGTAAAATGAGACGACCGAGCGATTCCGACTATAACAAAACACATCTGCCAG GCGCCTCCACCGGCTCCGACGTGTACTGGGAGGCCACCGGAAGGCGTAGAAGCTCAG ATCAGGGAGCAGTGCTGACGGCGGACACGGACAGCTTCATCATCGGGCAGCGCGTCTGGGTCGGCGGCATCCGCCCGGGCCAGATTGCGTACATCGGCGAGACACACTTTGCGCCGGGCGAATGGGCCGGCGTCGTGCTGGACGAGCCGAACGGCAAGAACGATGGGTCGGTCGCCGGCAAGCGCTACTTCCAGTGCGAAGCGAAGAAGGGCGTCTTTTCGCGCCTGACGCGCCTCACGCGCGAACCGCTGGCGAAtgctggcggtggcggtggtgacTCGACCGCCTCCACGCCGCTCGATGCGAGCTTCCGGTCGCTGACGTCACCGGCCCGGTCCGGCACCGTTTCGCCCACGCACAGCGTCCAGAGCTATGCCAGCAAATCGCCAGCGATGGCCGGAA AGGCCGCCTCGCTGAACGTCGGCGACCGGGTGATCGTCTCGTCCGGGTTCGGGTCGCGCCCGGGCATGCTGAAGTTTATCGGCGAAACGCAGTTCGCTAGCGGCACCTGGTGCGGCGTCCAGCTGGACGAGGCGAGCGGCAAGAACGACGGCACGGTGGACGGTGTCAG ATACTTCGAGTGTCCGGCCAAGTACGGCATCTTTGTGCCGATTGCCAAGGTGACGCTGTCCCCGTCGGCCCGCAAAACCTCGGTCCGGCTGTCCCGGGCCAACTCGAAGGAGTCGCTCAACTCGCTGGCCACGATGAGCTCGATCGCGACCACGGCCACCTCCCGGCTCCGGATGAGCGCACAG AGGAAATCCACGGTCAGCGCTGTGCCGTCAACACCGAAATCTTCCTTTTCGCTTCAG GATGTCCTACGGGAGAAACAGAATCACATCGAGCAGCTAATGCAGGAGCGGGAAATCGATCGCGAGGAAACAGCCAACCAATCGATTATGTACCAGAAGAACATCCAACAG ctgaaggaaaagGTGACCCTGCTGGAAAAATCGCTCGCCGACGAGAAGCGCCGCAACGAGGACCTACAGTTCAGCGTGGACGAAGCAACGTTCTGCGGCGAAGAGCTAAAC ggaaaaattcaaaattcagtACGC GCTCAAACACAAGTGTTCAAAGAAAAAATAGCCGATTTGGAGGCTCAGCTGGCTGCTGGCGGAACTGCAGGAAAACCCAACGAGCCAACACAGCCAGGAGTACCACCAGAAGAAATCAACG CCGTTCGGGCAGAGCTGAACGCCGAAATCGATAAGCTAAAGGCGGAAATACTTGCCAAGGATCAGAAGCTGCATCTGACGGAAGAGTTGAAGCGTTCGCTCGAGAACGAAATCCAGAACCTGCACGAGAAGGTGGCCGATGCGGAGCGAGCCGCTGCCAGCAAACTCTCCGCACTCACGATCAGCGAAGAGTGCCTCAAGGAGCAGATCAACTACCTCGAGCACCGGGTGGACGAGCAGAGCGACCAGCTCACGGTGAAGGATGCCGAGCTGGAGAAACAGTATCTGGCGCTCAAGAATGCCGAAAGCGAACAGGAAGAGCGGCTGGCGGCCCTGCAGGATGAGTTGCGCTCCAAGAAGGATCTGCTGGCCGAGCGGGACCAACAAGTGCAGCTGCTCGAGCAAACGGCGGAGGAGCTGCGGGCCGATGTGCGGCAGCGCGACCTGAAGACGGTGGAGCTGGAAAGTGACCTTAGGGCGAAGTTGCAGGAACAGGGTACCTCCAGCAGCAAGTTGGCAGAGAAGCTGTCCGAGCTGGAGGTGGCGCTTGTGGAGGTGAATGCTTCCAAGACCCACCTCGAGCGGGACCTCACGAACGCAACGCAGACAATCAAGGTGCTTGAGGAGGACCGCAGTGTGAAGGAAAAGGCGGCCCAGGAAGTGGAATCGAAGCTAACGGCGAGTGAAGCGGCACTGAAGGCGGAAATAGCTTCACGACAGGAGCAGGAATCGTTGGCGCAGAAGCTGCAGCGCGATCTGCAATCGCTCGCAACGAGCGGTGAGAGTAGTGCCGCACTGCTGGCCGCAAAGCAGGAGGAACTGTCCAATCAGGCCAAACAGCTGCAGGAGCTCGAGGCAGATAAGGTGAAGGTGCAGCAGGAGCTGTCCTCACTGCAGCAAAAGTTCGAACAATCGCGCACCGAGCACGAGCAGCTGATAGCGGAGGTGCATGCTCTTGCCGATGCGGAACGGAACACTATTGCCGAGCTGCGCAAGCAATTGCAAACATCGGAACAGGAAAATCTTGCCAAAGACAAACAGCTGGAAGAGAACGAGGTGCTCGTGAGTGCGCTCCAGAACGAGCTGAAGGAACTGAACGTCTCCAAGGCCAGCCTAAACCAGGAGCTGACGGCGATAAAGGCCAGCTTTGCGGACAAGGACGGTACGCTGGCGAACATCTTGCAGGAGAAGACAGCTTTGGAGAAGCAGCTGGAAGAAAGTAAACAGGAGCTGGCGTCGAAGGTGAAGCAGCTTGAGGAGGATCTGCGCAATCGTGAAGATACTTTGCGCAAAGAGCTTGAGTTGAGTGCGTCAACTGCGCAACAGCAGCTGAGCGCAAAAGAGGAAGAGCTTACGCGGCTGTCGCAGGCAAGAGAAGAGCTTCAGAAGCAACTTGAAGCTGCACAGCAGCAGATGAAGGATGTATCCGATAAGATGAAGCTGGCAGAAGACACGATTGCGACCCGAACGAACGAATCGCAATCCCTCAACCAGCAGCTCTCCTCACTTCGCTCCGAGTTGAGTTCCAAGGATGAGCAGCTAGCCAAGCTCAACGCTTCTCTCGCCGAAACTGCAGCCCGGGAGGAAGCAGGTGGAAAGAAATTGGGCGAAGCGGCAGAGCAGTACGGCAAGCTTGAAATCGAACACGCCGACCTGCGTCGAAAGATGGACGCGCTGGAGCAAAAGTCCGCTCAGGtccagcagcagaagctggACCTCGAGCGGGAGCTCGATTTGCAACGCTCCAGCACGctcgactccaactccgagcTGGCAAAGCTCACGGACGAGCTGAAGGCGAAACAGCGCGCACTGGACGAGCTGCGCGATAGTTACGATACGCTGAAGATTGAAACCGAACGGCGGGCGGATGAGAGTACCCAGGCGCACGCGGCACTACAGGAGCAGGTGGAACGCGTGCGGCAGGAGATGCAGCAAATCTCCGACCAGAAGATCATCCAGGAGAACGAGCTCAACACGGAGCTGCGCAAGATTAAAGAGCTGgccgagcaggagcaggacaATCTGGTGCGCACGATAGCGGAGCTAAAGGTGAGCTTCGAGCAGGAGCGGCAACGCATCGACAGTGAGCATGCGGCCGAGCTGGCAAAGAGCGTGTCGGAGCGCGAGCAACAAATGGCAGCTATGAAGAGTGAGCTTGAAAGCGCGCTCGGAGAGCTAAAGGCACAGCTCGAGGACGCACGGATTGAGAGCAAAAAGCTACAAGAGCTCAACGAAACTGCTGTCAGTGCTGCAAAGGAGCAGGAAGAGTCGCTTCaaaagcagctgcagcagagcCGGGAAGAGTCCAGAACGCTGCAGCAACGGCTGGACGAGCTGCGGCAGTCGATGGAACAGGGCAGCCAGGACCTAACCGTGCAGATCGACCAGAAAGCTCAGCGTATCGTTgagctcgagcagcagctggacGAGCAGCGAACTCTGCAGCAGAAACGTTCGGCCGAAGTGGCTGAGATGGTCGCAAAGCTCGAGGAAAACGGCAAATCGTATGCGGAAATGTTGCAACAGCTTCAGGAAAGCTACACCCAAATTGAAGCGCTGAAAAAGGCAAAATCGGAATCGGAGGAAGCGTGCCAGCAGGTGCAACAGCGGCTGCAAGACCTGAACAGCTCGTACAGCGAGATGGAAGAGGAGCAGGTCGATCTCGTGAGTCGCGAGGAGACACTGCGCAAGGAGCTTGCGCAGCTGCAAGAACAGATGCAGCAGGCTGCGGGCGAGCAGAAGGAACGGTATGATGCGGTTGTAAGCAAAAACGAGGAGCTGTTGAAACAACTCGAGTCTACCTCTTCGGCCAAGGGAGCCACAGAGACTGAGCTCATTGCGCTCAGACAAGAGCTTGCGACCAAAGCCACCTCTCTGGGTGAGCTGCACGCAAAGGTTAAGGAATTAAACGCTCAGTTGCAAACGAAGGCCACGCTGGAGCAACAGGTACAAAGTCTGGAGCAATCGGTTTCTTCCAAAGATGCGTCTATACTCGAGCTTTCCAGCAAGGTGGAAGACCTACAAAAGCAAACCACATCGAGCAATGCCAAAATTGTTGTGAAAGAGGAAGAACTTAAGCAGCTACAGAAAGAGAGCGCTTCGAAGGACACACAGCTAAAAGATCTACAGCACCAGCTAGAAGCGATGCAGAAAACTCTCGCCGACAGTACAGAGCTCAGCAAACGCACCGCCGTAGAAGCGAACGAGCTGCAGGCAGCGCTAGAAAAGTCCCGCTCCACCGTAAAAGAGCAGGAAGACAGGcagaaggagcagcagcggcgcaTCGCCGAACTGGAAACCAAGCTCGCCGCACAAGCGACCCAGTTCGATGAGTTGCTCGATCGGAAAAAATCCGCCGAAACGGAGTACTCGCACCGTACGCACGACCTTTCCCagaagctgctcgagctggagAGTGCCAAAAAGCAAGAGATCGACGAGCTGCAGCAACGGCTGGCCGAGCTGATGCAGCGCGTCGAAACGCAGGTGTCCGAAACGGCTCAAACCGTCAGCAGCAAGCGGGCGGTGGAGAAGCGCCAGCATGAGCTCGAGTGCGCCAAGAAGGATCTGGAGCTGCGCGAAACCGAACTGCAGCTGGCGAACCGTCGGCTCGAGAAGGACAACGAGCAGCTTCGCTCGCAGCTCGTCCTGAAGGAGAGTGAGCTGACGAAGCTGGCAAAGGCGGCAACTGCCGCAGCAACGGCAGCCGACAATTCTGGCACCGTCCCGAACCGAGGGGTTGGCGTCATGAGCGACTCCAAGGATGACGATTCCGGAGCACAGATCGATTTCCTCAACTCGATCATCGTCGATATGCAGCGAAAGAATGAGAAGCTAACGCTGCGGATACAGGCGCTCGAGTCGACCAGTGCGGATAG TCACAACATGAGCTTTGATATTCAGAAGCGTAAGCCGGCACCGCGCGTGTTCTGTGACATCTGCGACGAGTTTGATCTGCACGAAACCGAGGACTGCCCGAAGCAGTGCTCCGACAGTCCGCCGGAATCGCTGAAGCATCCCTCGGACGGCAAGGAGCGCAAGGTGCCACCGCCAAGGAAGTACTGCGAAAGCTGCGAAG TGTTTGGTCATGAAATTGGCGAGTGTCCGGACGACGAGACGTACTAA